A genomic stretch from Achromobacter spanius includes:
- the phbB gene encoding acetoacetyl-CoA reductase, giving the protein MTAKRTALVTGGAGGLGRAIAQALHDAGHDVIATYHTSESAAHAWAEEEASHGRRFALYQVDVGDHASCQALMQRLEQDERTIDILVNNAGITRDARLAKMSLENWTEVMHSNLDSLFHMTQPLCGGMAARGWGRIVNISSVNGSKGAFGQTNYAASKAGIHGFTKALALELASKGVTVNTVSPGYLDTRMVQAVPEDVLKEKILPQIPVGRLGQPEEVAALVAFICSDAAGFMTGSNVAMNGGQHMY; this is encoded by the coding sequence ATGACGGCTAAACGCACGGCACTGGTGACAGGCGGCGCGGGCGGCCTGGGCCGGGCCATCGCGCAAGCCCTGCACGACGCCGGCCACGACGTCATCGCCACGTATCACACCAGCGAAAGCGCCGCGCACGCCTGGGCGGAAGAGGAAGCGTCGCACGGCCGACGCTTCGCGCTATACCAGGTAGACGTCGGCGACCATGCCTCATGCCAGGCGTTGATGCAGCGGCTGGAACAGGACGAACGCACCATCGACATCCTGGTCAACAACGCGGGCATCACCCGCGACGCCCGGCTAGCCAAGATGAGCCTGGAAAATTGGACCGAGGTCATGCACAGCAACCTGGATTCCCTGTTCCACATGACGCAGCCACTATGCGGCGGCATGGCGGCGCGCGGATGGGGCCGCATCGTGAACATTTCGTCGGTGAACGGCAGCAAGGGCGCGTTCGGCCAGACCAACTACGCCGCGTCGAAGGCCGGCATTCATGGCTTCACAAAAGCTCTGGCGCTGGAACTGGCCAGCAAGGGCGTCACCGTCAACACCGTGTCGCCGGGTTACCTGGACACGCGCATGGTGCAGGCCGTGCCCGAAGACGTCTTGAAAGAAAAGATACTGCCGCAGATCCCGGTCGGGCGGCTTGGCCAACCCGAAGAGGTCGCCGCGCTGGTGGCGTTCATTTGCAGCGACGCCGCGGGCTTCATGACCGGCAGCAATGTCGCCATGAACGGCGGCCAGCATATGTATTGA
- the cydB gene encoding cytochrome d ubiquinol oxidase subunit II: MGIDLALIWAVIILFGVMMYVVMDGFDLGIGILFPLIRDREERDVMVNTVAPVWDGNETWLVLGGAGLMAAFPLAYSVILSALHLPLVFMLLGLVFRGVAFEFRFKADEHHRPYWDLAFVFGSVTATFFQGVTLGAYIEGIAVVGRAYQGGAWDWISPFSLFTGLGLVAGYALLGCTWLIMKTEGRLHRHMCAIARPLTYTLLAVIVVLSVWTPLAQPQIAQRWFSLPNMFWFLPVPVLVAAAGFDLIRRVRGTPAAGPFLLSLALVFLAYTGLGISIWPAIIPPDISIWTASAPPQSQGFALVGALLIIPIILVYTAWSYYVFRGKVRTGEEFH; the protein is encoded by the coding sequence ATGGGTATCGACCTTGCATTGATATGGGCCGTCATCATCCTGTTTGGCGTGATGATGTACGTGGTCATGGATGGCTTTGACCTGGGCATCGGCATCCTGTTTCCGCTGATCCGCGACCGCGAAGAACGCGACGTCATGGTCAACACCGTGGCGCCTGTCTGGGACGGCAACGAAACCTGGCTGGTGCTGGGCGGCGCGGGCCTGATGGCGGCGTTTCCGCTGGCGTATTCCGTGATACTCAGTGCGCTGCACCTGCCGCTGGTGTTCATGCTGCTGGGCCTGGTGTTTCGGGGCGTGGCGTTCGAATTCCGCTTCAAGGCCGACGAACACCATCGCCCTTACTGGGACCTTGCCTTCGTGTTCGGCTCGGTCACGGCCACGTTCTTCCAGGGCGTGACGCTGGGCGCCTACATCGAAGGCATCGCCGTGGTGGGGCGTGCTTACCAAGGCGGCGCATGGGACTGGATCAGCCCGTTCTCGCTGTTCACCGGCCTGGGCCTGGTGGCGGGCTACGCCTTGCTGGGCTGCACCTGGCTCATCATGAAGACCGAAGGCCGGCTGCACCGCCACATGTGCGCTATCGCGCGGCCGCTGACATACACACTGCTTGCCGTGATCGTGGTGCTAAGCGTGTGGACGCCCTTGGCGCAACCGCAGATTGCGCAGCGCTGGTTCAGCCTGCCCAATATGTTCTGGTTTCTGCCCGTGCCGGTGCTGGTGGCCGCCGCCGGTTTCGACCTGATCCGGCGTGTGCGCGGCACGCCCGCCGCCGGCCCCTTCCTGCTGTCGCTGGCGCTGGTGTTCCTGGCCTACACCGGCCTGGGCATCAGCATCTGGCCCGCCATCATTCCGCCTGACATCTCGATCTGGACGGCGTCCGCGCCCCCGCAAAGCCAGGGCTTCGCCTTGGTCGGCGCGCTGCTGATCATTCCGATTATCCTGGTCTATACCGCCTGGTCGTACTACGTATTTCGCGGCAAGGTCCGCACCGGCGAGGAATTCCATTAA
- a CDS encoding EAL domain-containing protein, with the protein MPSWRYLPVAFALVLPVVVCAVETWFYAKKQQRMEAEAAAQIVRVQVENILAQAWPVLDQVADLTPQPCADVLPQLRRWGTLNPYFRSLVLSNERHIYCSSAVGEVDFALGDLRQWPIEGTPDRWLFSVAGTPLAPDRPAILLGKPGAPGYSGAVAVDGRYVLDLLNAVATLGDYRLELIVGKGAPIRSDSWGASDAGVEPVYDEITRNNGRVALTIHVKAPTASLIDAWRQLLLGYLPAALLIGAGLAFAAYRLQLNRLSFKEQLRRAMLADEFQVHYQPVYGQLTGQCEGVEALMRWNRPGVGFVRPDIFIAAAEAEGMIIPLTQHLLRLIERDMQSWVTPPDFHVGVNIAPEHLSSAALVPDIQAFVGKVAARRPLIVLEITERSLISDSGQARSNIDTLRAAGVRVAIDDFGTGHCSLSYLQKFPVDYLKIDKGFVQAIMPSGEEAPVLDVIITLSHRLNLAVVAEGVETQEQFDYLTTRGVAFIQGYLFARPMPSADFVPWYARHSPPGAQAA; encoded by the coding sequence GTGCCTTCCTGGAGATACCTGCCGGTGGCCTTCGCCTTGGTGCTTCCGGTTGTGGTGTGCGCTGTAGAGACCTGGTTCTATGCCAAAAAGCAGCAGCGCATGGAAGCCGAAGCGGCCGCGCAGATTGTCCGTGTGCAGGTCGAGAACATATTGGCGCAGGCCTGGCCCGTGCTGGACCAGGTGGCGGACCTGACGCCGCAGCCCTGTGCCGATGTGCTGCCCCAACTGCGCCGCTGGGGCACGCTGAACCCGTACTTTCGCTCCCTGGTCTTGTCGAACGAGCGGCACATCTATTGTTCGTCGGCCGTCGGCGAAGTGGATTTTGCACTGGGCGATTTGCGCCAATGGCCCATCGAAGGCACGCCCGACCGCTGGCTGTTTTCCGTGGCGGGTACGCCGTTGGCGCCGGATCGCCCCGCCATCCTGCTGGGCAAGCCGGGCGCGCCCGGATACAGCGGCGCCGTCGCCGTGGATGGACGCTACGTGCTGGACTTGCTTAACGCCGTCGCCACCTTGGGCGACTATCGCCTGGAATTGATCGTGGGCAAGGGGGCGCCGATCCGTAGCGATTCCTGGGGGGCGTCCGACGCGGGCGTTGAACCCGTGTACGACGAGATCACGCGCAACAACGGGCGCGTGGCGCTGACCATCCATGTGAAGGCGCCCACGGCCAGCCTGATCGACGCCTGGCGGCAGCTCTTGCTGGGCTATCTGCCCGCGGCCTTGTTGATTGGCGCGGGCTTGGCTTTCGCCGCTTATCGGCTGCAATTGAACCGGCTGTCGTTCAAGGAGCAGTTGCGCCGCGCCATGCTTGCCGACGAATTCCAGGTGCACTATCAGCCCGTGTATGGACAACTGACGGGGCAGTGCGAAGGCGTCGAAGCGCTGATGCGTTGGAACCGCCCTGGCGTTGGCTTCGTGCGCCCGGACATTTTCATCGCCGCAGCCGAGGCGGAGGGCATGATCATTCCCTTGACGCAGCACCTGCTGCGCTTGATCGAGCGCGACATGCAGTCGTGGGTGACGCCGCCCGACTTTCATGTGGGCGTGAACATCGCGCCCGAACATCTGTCCAGCGCTGCGCTGGTGCCCGACATCCAGGCCTTCGTGGGCAAGGTCGCGGCGCGCCGGCCGTTGATTGTGCTTGAGATCACCGAGCGCAGCCTGATCTCGGACAGCGGCCAGGCCCGCAGCAATATCGATACGCTGCGCGCGGCGGGCGTGCGCGTGGCCATTGATGATTTCGGCACCGGCCATTGCTCGCTGTCGTACCTGCAGAAGTTTCCCGTCGACTATTTGAAGATCGACAAGGGCTTCGTGCAGGCGATCATGCCGTCCGGAGAAGAGGCGCCGGTGCTCGACGTCATCATTACCTTGTCGCATCGCCTGAATCTGGCGGTGGTGGCCGAAGGGGTCGAAACGCAAGAGCAGTTTGATTATCTGACGACGCGCGGCGTGGCTTTCATTCAGGGGTACTTGTTTGCGCGGCCGATGCCGTCGGCCGACTTCGTGCCCTGGTATGCGCGGCATTCGCCGCCTGGCGCGCAAGCGGCGTAG
- a CDS encoding winged helix-turn-helix domain-containing protein has protein sequence MNNTLDVIFLGNDDAKHTRLVDALSHLGFCVRRCHDLIDVYDRYSRRPSPLVVLDAPLSDIHNAAVRLRAVDRGLGIVAIAAFTDSESRIRTLLCGADACLPPDVTGLELAAALQALVRRAVGLDGMEAAADAHAEEPPQEAWRLANKGWTLISPTGRTLGLTTGERDFLSRLVTAPDRKVSRDAFYADGADDADSGITRRRFVDVMISRLRRKAATNQMTLPIRAVHGWGYMFAADITLDLDYRTSGEDSRQEGLEEWRRETEDADAAN, from the coding sequence ATGAATAACACGCTGGATGTCATTTTCCTTGGCAATGACGATGCCAAGCACACCAGGCTTGTGGACGCCTTATCTCATTTGGGTTTCTGCGTACGCCGCTGTCATGACTTGATCGACGTCTACGACCGCTACTCCCGACGCCCCAGTCCGCTGGTGGTATTGGACGCGCCACTTTCCGATATTCACAACGCCGCCGTGCGCTTGCGCGCGGTGGATCGGGGCTTGGGCATCGTGGCGATTGCCGCGTTCACCGACTCTGAAAGCCGCATCCGGACGTTGCTCTGCGGCGCGGATGCCTGCCTGCCCCCTGACGTAACCGGCCTGGAATTGGCGGCGGCGCTGCAAGCCTTGGTGCGCCGCGCAGTGGGGCTGGACGGCATGGAAGCCGCCGCCGACGCGCACGCCGAAGAGCCGCCGCAGGAAGCCTGGCGGCTGGCGAACAAGGGTTGGACGTTGATCAGCCCAACCGGCCGCACGCTGGGTTTGACGACGGGAGAACGAGATTTCCTGTCGCGGCTGGTGACGGCGCCGGACCGCAAGGTCAGCCGCGACGCCTTCTATGCCGATGGGGCCGACGATGCCGATAGCGGCATCACGCGTCGACGCTTTGTGGACGTGATGATCAGCCGCCTGCGTCGCAAGGCCGCCACCAATCAAATGACCTTGCCGATCCGCGCGGTGCATGGCTGGGGCTATATGTTCGCCGCGGACATCACGCTGGATCTGGACTATCGGACTTCGGGGGAAGACAGCCGGCAAGAGGGGCTGGAGGAATGGCGCCGCGAAACCGAGGATGCGGACGCGGCAAACTGA
- a CDS encoding GntR family transcriptional regulator — MTKTKGTSSKAQALPHRIRDQLRYEILTGALPAGTPLKQDALATRFQASRIPVREALRQLETEGLVAYHLNRGAVVIRMDVDQICELLDIRIALEGYAVRAAVPNMARADLDNLEAILKAYDEADSVSEWAELNRRFHLALCAPANNTRLRRLIEEYGLNTDRYTHEMMSQATGKEGPQTDHYRILEACRQQDGALAASLVEAHIIETKKNLVAMHRMRQDG; from the coding sequence ATGACCAAAACGAAGGGCACGTCCAGTAAAGCCCAGGCCTTGCCGCACCGCATCCGCGACCAGTTGCGTTACGAAATCCTGACGGGTGCCTTGCCAGCGGGCACTCCGCTCAAGCAGGACGCCCTGGCCACCCGTTTCCAGGCCAGCCGCATTCCCGTGCGCGAAGCGCTGCGCCAGCTGGAAACCGAAGGCCTGGTGGCCTATCACCTGAACCGCGGCGCCGTCGTCATCCGCATGGACGTGGACCAGATCTGCGAACTGCTCGACATTCGCATCGCGCTGGAAGGCTATGCCGTGCGTGCCGCCGTGCCCAACATGGCGCGGGCCGACCTGGACAACCTGGAAGCCATCCTCAAGGCCTATGACGAGGCCGATTCCGTGTCGGAATGGGCCGAGCTGAATCGCCGCTTCCATCTGGCCTTGTGCGCGCCCGCGAACAACACGCGGCTGCGTCGGCTGATCGAGGAATACGGCTTGAATACCGACCGCTACACGCACGAGATGATGTCGCAGGCCACCGGCAAGGAAGGCCCGCAGACGGACCACTACCGCATCCTGGAAGCCTGTCGGCAGCAGGACGGCGCGTTGGCGGCAAGCCTGGTCGAAGCGCACATCATTGAAACCAAGAAGAACCTGGTGGCCATGCACCGCATGCGCCAGGACGGCTGA
- a CDS encoding cytochrome ubiquinol oxidase subunit I, whose protein sequence is MHGDALLLARIQFGFTISFHIVFPAITIGLASYLAVLEGFWLRTGKPVYRDLYHFWTKIFAVNFGMGVVSGLVMAYQFGTNWSFFSDFAGSVTGPLLAYEVLTAFFLEAGFLGVMLFGWTRVGPGLHFFSTIMVALGTLVSATWILASNSWMQTPAGYEILDGRVVPTDWLAVIFNPSFPYRLAHMGIAAFLATALMVGASGAWHLLRGDRSPAVKKMFAMAMGMLLLVAPLQAVVGDFHGLNTLKHQPAKIAAIEGHWESEPGAGVPLTLFGIPDMEREETRFALNVPRLGSLILTHSWDGQFPGLKSYPPEDRPNATVVFWSFRIMAGLGMLMILLAGWALWTRWRGRLYESRALQRFALWMGPSGIVAMLAGWYVTEIGRQPWIVYGVMRTADAATPHGVGELTLTLALFVVVYLLVFGAGVSYMLRLIRMGPSPAPGHAPLSGGPGEPRQPSRPLSAASTLAGIEAAPRKPSGV, encoded by the coding sequence ATGCATGGCGACGCGCTATTGCTTGCCCGAATACAGTTCGGGTTCACCATTTCATTTCACATCGTATTTCCCGCCATCACGATAGGCCTGGCCAGTTACCTGGCCGTGCTGGAAGGCTTCTGGCTGCGCACGGGCAAGCCCGTCTATCGCGACCTTTACCACTTCTGGACCAAGATCTTCGCCGTCAACTTCGGCATGGGCGTGGTGTCCGGCCTGGTGATGGCGTACCAGTTCGGCACCAACTGGAGCTTTTTCTCGGACTTCGCCGGCAGCGTCACGGGGCCGCTACTGGCCTACGAAGTGCTGACCGCCTTCTTCCTGGAAGCCGGCTTCCTGGGCGTGATGCTGTTCGGCTGGACACGCGTAGGCCCGGGCCTGCACTTTTTCTCGACCATCATGGTGGCGCTGGGCACGCTGGTGTCGGCCACGTGGATCCTGGCGTCCAACAGCTGGATGCAGACGCCCGCCGGCTACGAAATCCTGGATGGCCGCGTCGTACCCACCGACTGGCTCGCCGTGATCTTCAACCCGTCGTTCCCGTACCGCCTGGCGCACATGGGCATCGCCGCGTTCCTGGCGACCGCGCTGATGGTGGGCGCGTCCGGCGCGTGGCACCTGCTGCGCGGTGACCGCAGCCCCGCCGTGAAGAAGATGTTTGCCATGGCGATGGGCATGCTCTTGCTGGTGGCGCCGCTGCAAGCCGTGGTGGGCGACTTTCACGGCCTGAACACGCTGAAGCACCAGCCCGCCAAGATCGCCGCCATTGAAGGCCATTGGGAAAGCGAACCCGGCGCCGGCGTGCCCCTGACGCTCTTCGGCATTCCCGACATGGAGCGCGAAGAAACGCGCTTTGCGCTGAACGTCCCGCGCCTGGGCAGCCTGATCCTGACGCATAGCTGGGACGGCCAGTTTCCCGGGCTGAAGTCGTATCCGCCCGAAGACCGGCCCAACGCCACCGTGGTGTTCTGGTCGTTTCGCATCATGGCCGGACTGGGCATGCTAATGATTCTGCTGGCCGGCTGGGCGCTGTGGACGCGCTGGCGCGGACGGCTGTATGAGTCGCGCGCGCTGCAACGCTTTGCGCTGTGGATGGGGCCATCAGGCATCGTCGCGATGCTGGCCGGCTGGTACGTGACCGAAATCGGCCGCCAGCCGTGGATCGTCTACGGCGTGATGCGCACGGCCGACGCGGCCACGCCGCATGGCGTCGGCGAACTGACGCTGACGCTGGCCTTGTTCGTGGTCGTGTACCTGCTGGTGTTTGGCGCCGGCGTGTCGTACATGCTGCGCCTGATCCGCATGGGCCCAAGCCCCGCGCCCGGCCACGCGCCGCTCTCGGGCGGCCCGGGTGAACCGCGCCAACCCTCGCGCCCACTGTCCGCCGCGTCCACGCTGGCGGGCATCGAAGCCGCGCCTCGCAAGCCTTCCGGAGTCTGA
- a CDS encoding acyltransferase family protein has translation MGFLRTLLALSVVLDHLGGSYTDNLVGGRLAVQLFYVISGFLISYVMTATDNYQGATGKFYANRFLRLFPIYLAVAALTLAAHVLSGGAFFRIYDALPFSADLFLMLSNLFIFGQDWLMFFGIKDSALAFTGSFANSEVPLYQGLLVPQAWTLGVEMSFYLVAPFVLGSPRRLLALLAASLALRGVLIATGIGLGDPWTYRFFPTELALFLIGSLSHQVLLPLFKAWTRRVSRLPEIGTGVLFAYTLLHFSISINPTVRDGLAVLLFAALMPLAFLFQSRHRLDKAIGELSYPIYICHSLVILVFGWLLNDIQTHQPMLFAALVIAGSIGFSALLNGLVADPVERLRSRLRSKPQAGAPIPVPVLDPRRRPQSAAQPIGTIHRVP, from the coding sequence ATGGGCTTCTTAAGAACCTTACTGGCGCTATCAGTGGTGCTGGATCATCTGGGCGGCAGTTATACCGACAACCTCGTCGGCGGCCGTTTGGCGGTGCAACTGTTTTACGTGATCTCGGGTTTCCTGATTTCGTATGTGATGACCGCCACCGACAATTACCAGGGTGCGACGGGCAAGTTCTATGCGAATCGCTTCCTGCGACTGTTCCCCATCTACCTGGCCGTGGCGGCACTGACGCTCGCGGCCCACGTGCTGAGCGGCGGCGCCTTCTTCCGCATCTATGACGCCCTGCCATTCTCCGCCGACCTGTTCCTGATGCTGTCCAACCTGTTCATCTTCGGGCAGGACTGGCTCATGTTCTTCGGCATCAAGGATTCGGCTTTGGCCTTCACGGGCAGCTTCGCCAATAGCGAGGTGCCGCTGTATCAGGGGCTGCTGGTGCCGCAAGCCTGGACGCTGGGCGTCGAGATGAGCTTCTACCTGGTGGCGCCTTTCGTGCTGGGTTCGCCGCGCCGGCTGCTGGCCTTGCTGGCTGCGTCGCTGGCCCTGCGCGGGGTGCTGATCGCCACCGGTATCGGGCTGGGCGACCCCTGGACCTACCGCTTCTTTCCGACCGAGCTGGCGCTGTTCCTGATCGGCTCGCTATCGCACCAGGTGCTGCTGCCGCTGTTCAAGGCATGGACCCGCCGCGTGAGCCGCCTGCCGGAAATCGGAACCGGCGTGCTGTTCGCCTACACGCTGCTGCACTTCTCGATCAGCATCAACCCCACGGTGCGCGACGGGCTGGCCGTGCTGCTGTTCGCCGCGCTGATGCCGCTGGCGTTCCTGTTCCAATCGCGGCATCGGCTGGACAAGGCGATCGGCGAACTCAGCTACCCGATCTATATCTGTCATTCGCTGGTGATCCTGGTGTTCGGTTGGCTGCTTAACGACATCCAAACGCATCAGCCCATGCTGTTCGCGGCACTGGTGATAGCGGGCAGCATCGGATTTTCAGCGCTTTTGAACGGCCTGGTCGCTGACCCCGTGGAGCGCTTGCGCAGCCGCCTGCGCAGCAAGCCGCAAGCGGGCGCGCCGATACCCGTTCCAGTTCTGGATCCCCGTCGGCGGCCGCAAAGCGCGGCGCAGCCCATCGGGACTATTCACCGCGTGCCTTGA
- a CDS encoding DUF2474 domain-containing protein, whose product MTPPGATRPTPASWRSRLLWLLLIWAASVAALGVAAYALRLLMRAVGMST is encoded by the coding sequence ATGACACCCCCGGGCGCCACCCGCCCGACACCGGCTTCGTGGCGCAGCCGCCTGCTTTGGCTGCTGCTGATCTGGGCCGCCAGTGTCGCGGCGCTGGGCGTCGCGGCCTACGCGCTGCGGCTGCTGATGCGTGCCGTCGGCATGTCAACATGA
- a CDS encoding helix-turn-helix domain-containing protein produces MRSARMLQGWTQKDLAVASNLSQSAIGNYESGQRQQPSSDALIKLTRALRVSPMWLSTGEGPMLNSGYTDPAATAEGGVSPPPAWPFESVSYATYSRLSSQEKRQIELVLAAYIKARGE; encoded by the coding sequence CTGCGCAGCGCAAGAATGCTTCAGGGATGGACTCAAAAGGACTTGGCGGTCGCAAGCAACCTCTCTCAGAGCGCTATCGGCAACTACGAAAGCGGACAGCGCCAGCAACCCTCCAGCGATGCCCTCATCAAATTGACCCGCGCGTTGCGGGTCAGTCCGATGTGGCTCAGCACCGGAGAAGGTCCGATGCTGAACTCCGGCTACACGGACCCGGCCGCAACGGCCGAAGGGGGCGTCTCCCCGCCGCCCGCCTGGCCGTTCGAATCCGTGTCGTACGCCACCTATTCACGGTTGAGCTCGCAAGAAAAGCGGCAGATAGAACTGGTGCTGGCTGCTTATATCAAGGCACGCGGTGAATAG
- the kch gene encoding voltage-gated potassium channel protein, translated as MPLNSLSLSRRLKKIRALFSPTWCLAILVALDGYAFMHPVLREVSAREYSFWLALDNWQDVMRVVGLLEIPRLVLGVGLQVIAIGLILKARIAWAFSLVLLIGIGTFAILGEAGRAGLGVYTLVLLIALIVYWRRFDRASVTAGSLFALVSVVSLLIYAVFGTLYLGDEFNPAVKDAGTAFYFAIVSMSTVGYGDITPHSLTARLFTASIIILGITVFATSISAIAGPVIGGNLKRLVKGRFSTAMRKNHIIIAGATPLALSVYAGLRRRGDEVTVIVPPGMPQEYPAATDLIEGDPSSVEVLHNAGVTRARYVLALRDDDAENAFIVLAAKEATGEGGAKTVALVNTSKHLEKIRRVQPDLVFSVQLLGAELLARAINGEPMDGQAIADLFFAKVEPQAKPA; from the coding sequence ATGCCCCTGAACTCGCTTTCGCTGTCACGCCGGCTCAAGAAAATCCGCGCACTGTTCTCGCCCACCTGGTGTTTGGCCATCCTGGTCGCCCTGGATGGCTATGCCTTCATGCACCCCGTGCTGCGGGAAGTGAGCGCGCGGGAATATTCGTTCTGGCTGGCGCTGGACAATTGGCAAGACGTGATGCGGGTGGTCGGGCTGCTGGAGATCCCTCGGCTGGTGCTGGGCGTAGGCCTGCAAGTGATTGCCATCGGCCTTATCCTCAAGGCGCGGATCGCGTGGGCGTTCTCGCTGGTGCTGCTGATCGGTATCGGCACCTTTGCGATTCTTGGCGAGGCCGGGCGCGCGGGGCTGGGCGTGTACACGCTGGTGTTGCTGATTGCACTGATTGTCTATTGGCGGCGCTTTGACCGCGCAAGCGTTACGGCGGGTTCACTGTTCGCGTTGGTCAGCGTGGTGTCCCTGCTGATCTACGCGGTCTTCGGCACGCTGTACCTGGGCGATGAATTCAATCCCGCGGTCAAGGATGCAGGCACCGCGTTCTACTTCGCCATCGTCTCCATGTCGACGGTGGGCTATGGCGACATCACACCGCACAGCCTCACGGCAAGGCTGTTCACCGCGTCGATTATCATTCTTGGCATTACCGTGTTCGCCACGTCCATCAGCGCGATCGCCGGCCCGGTGATCGGCGGCAATTTGAAACGGCTCGTCAAAGGCAGGTTTTCCACGGCCATGAGAAAAAACCACATCATCATCGCAGGCGCCACGCCGCTGGCGCTTAGCGTCTACGCCGGGCTGCGCCGCCGGGGCGACGAAGTCACCGTGATCGTGCCGCCCGGCATGCCGCAGGAATACCCCGCCGCCACGGACCTGATCGAAGGTGATCCCTCCAGTGTGGAGGTCTTGCATAACGCCGGCGTGACCCGCGCGCGCTATGTGCTGGCGCTGCGCGACGACGACGCCGAAAACGCATTCATCGTGCTGGCCGCCAAGGAAGCAACGGGCGAAGGCGGCGCGAAAACGGTGGCGCTGGTCAACACCAGCAAGCACCTGGAGAAGATCCGGCGCGTGCAGCCGGACCTGGTGTTTTCGGTGCAATTGCTGGGCGCGGAGTTGCTGGCGCGCGCCATCAACGGCGAACCCATGGACGGCCAAGCCATCGCGGACCTGTTCTTCGCCAAGGTCGAGCCGCAGGCGAAACCCGCCTGA